From a region of the Candidatus Limnocylindria bacterium genome:
- a CDS encoding MoxR family ATPase, producing MDKSGLATRIGAVVANVERVIFGKHHEVELALVALVCRGHILVEDVPGTGKTMLAKAIARSLGCSFKRIQFTPDLLPSDVTGVSIFNQRTNQFEFRPGPVMTQIVLADEINRATPKTQSALLEAMEEHQVTVDGVTYQLPDPFLVMATQNPIEYEGTFPLPEAQLDRFFIRLQLGYPKEREEIAILDAQRVIHPLETIEQVMGADELLKAMSAVKDVHIAEQVKTYVVGVVNATRSHPDVYLGASPRGSLALARASQAYALIQGRDFVLPDDVKALAGPTLSHRLILQPQARLKDLAATTVIAEVLASVPVELSQTAARA from the coding sequence ATGGACAAGAGCGGGCTCGCCACGCGGATAGGCGCGGTCGTCGCCAACGTCGAGCGCGTCATCTTCGGCAAGCACCACGAGGTCGAGCTTGCGCTCGTCGCCCTCGTCTGCCGCGGCCACATTCTGGTTGAGGACGTTCCCGGTACCGGCAAGACGATGCTCGCCAAGGCCATCGCGCGGTCGCTCGGCTGCTCTTTCAAGCGCATCCAGTTCACGCCCGACCTGCTGCCCTCCGACGTCACCGGCGTTTCGATCTTCAATCAGCGGACCAATCAGTTCGAGTTCCGGCCGGGTCCGGTGATGACGCAGATCGTCCTCGCCGACGAGATCAACCGCGCGACCCCGAAGACGCAATCGGCGCTCCTCGAGGCGATGGAGGAGCACCAGGTCACCGTCGACGGCGTGACCTACCAGCTCCCCGATCCGTTCCTCGTCATGGCGACCCAGAACCCGATCGAGTACGAGGGAACCTTCCCACTTCCCGAGGCGCAGCTCGACCGCTTCTTCATCCGCCTGCAGCTCGGCTATCCGAAGGAGCGCGAGGAGATCGCGATCCTCGACGCGCAGCGCGTCATCCATCCGCTCGAGACGATCGAGCAGGTCATGGGCGCGGACGAGCTGCTGAAGGCCATGAGCGCAGTGAAGGATGTGCACATCGCGGAGCAGGTGAAGACCTACGTGGTCGGCGTGGTGAACGCAACGCGCTCACACCCCGACGTGTATCTCGGCGCGTCGCCGCGTGGTTCGCTCGCGCTCGCGCGCGCGTCGCAGGCCTACGCGCTCATCCAGGGTCGGGACTTCGTTCTGCCCGACGACGTGAAGGCGCTCGCCGGGCCAACGCTCTCGCACCGGCTGATCCTGCAGCCGCAGGCCCGCCTGAAGGACCTCGCCGCAACAACGGTCATCGCGGAGGTGTTGGCGAGCGTTCCGGTCGAGCTCTCGCAGACCGCGGCGCGCGCCTAG